The genomic interval gcctaattaatccgttttTAGTACATGTAGGTTACAGTAGCACTTACGACTAATCActaactaattaggcttaaaagattcgtctcacgatttttcccataactgtgtaattagttttaatgtccatgtatatttaaagctccatttaggtgtctaaaaattcgatttgatgtttttagtaaactttttggaaactaaacaggccctGATTTCAGCAGCCCTCATTAGTTATCttatccctctctttttccacgcgcacgttttccgaactactgtattttttgcgaaaattttctatagaaaagttattttaaaaaatcatattaatctattttatactttctaaataattaataattaattaattatatactattctattagtacgttttccGTACCTGTTAACTAACCCACCCGCTCGATCCTATTGAACGGGGCCTTTGATGGATACGCTATCCATATGTATTAAGGTGTACGATATTATTGATAACACGTAATTCCATGTATACAACATTTACACGTTAAGCgttattttatctatacaGCATTTACACGTTGACCATTATCCCAACTTATGGTGATAAAGGgtggatatatttttattgttttagaaACATATATCTGTGAAAAATcgtgaaagaaaaagatagggATAGAATTAGGGGTGGATATCGGCTCGGCTCGATCTAGCTCGTTAGGATAACGAGCTGACTCGACTTATTGtcttaacgagctaaaatCCAGTTCGACTCGATTCGTTTGAAAGTTCGAGCTGACTCGTTAGGCTTAGGCTTGTAAGCCAAGACCGGCGAGGCGGGCGGGGGCACTGATGGTAGGGAGGCCAGTGCCTGGCCGTGAGACTCGATGCGGCGGCAACACGACGCTAGTGAGGGGACATGGAGGCGACAAGGCGGCGAGACGGGGGCAGCAGGAGGCTACGGCGaagtggaggcggcgggcggtggcAAGACAGAGGTGAGGCGGCGGGAGGTGACGAGGCAGGGGCAGCAAGACATGACGGCCGGGGGCGACGGGAGGTGACAGGTGACGACAGAGGCAACGAGGGCGACAGGAGGCGATGAGTGGCAGGATGATGCACGGATAGGAGGAGCTCGCCTTTGACTCCTTTGACTAGGGTTTAGCACCTGTTGGGCCTTTGTGTGGAAATAGAATATGAGCCTGGTGGCAAATGAGATAGACTTTGGCTAGTTAAGCAACTCGCGAGtcagctggctcgttatctctaacgagctaaaatgctagctcgcttattaaaaaacaaaacaaatcgaCTCGAGACGAGCTAaatttgtcacgagtcgagcgagctaattAGCCACGAGATTATCCACTgtacacaaaattttcaaatgccGTTGCCATCTATCAAAAACCGAGCCGCATAGCGGCCTGAGCAACCGGGCAAAAACGCACAGACAGCGCGTCCCTACCGCGCTCGCGGGCGGGACCCACCACCCCAATTCAATCAAAGCACGCCACGCACGACTCGGAGTAATGTACGTGGGCCCGAGGGTGGCCAGTGCggatagccaagccaagccCAGCGGGGTGCAGTGCCGTGAGGTGAACATACCCCTGCCTCCCTCCCCTCACCTACCCCTGTCGCTTTCGCCGCCTCTCGCTGCACCCTGggcctcaccaccaccaccacccttcGGCCTCCACGACCTTTAACCGCTGGCTCCAgtttatctataattaatataatagttacctatagaacattaatatatggtctcaaatattatatacatattttattttggagtcCGCGTACAGATGGCTACGCATTAGTAGCCtacctcccttctctcttccctATTAccactttaaaatatacttatatttgacTTACAGTACCTGCTCTAACCAGGCGGCTTTATCACGCCAAGGCCCCTCGAGAAAACCCGCTCCTACGCGATCCAGTCCCTCACGGTCGTGGACATAAAattacatcatttttttaaaaagaagtccaaaaaccttaaatttagaatacaaATGAGTTCATTTTAGGCATATACAGCTATTGAGAATCCGAAGAAAACATGTTTTCTGtggtaattaaaaaaaaggcagtTTTTATTACTagaaattacttttagatatGACATTACTGTGTATCGGCGTCCGTGGCGAATTCCGATGTTGTGCGAGGATGTTTCTGCAAAAGGGAAGAAACGTTCTTCCTGACCCAGGGGATGGGGGGCCCACGCGTCGACGTCAGGGCAGGATGGGACCCACCTGGACGTGGAGAAGGCATCCGTCGCGtagcgcacgcgcgcgcgtgcggggCCTGGGCGTGGGCAGCGAGTCGCGGGCGCACACCTGGCGGAGGCCACGTGACGCGCCCCGTCGAGTCGACGACTTCCGGTGCCTGGGGGACTAGTAGCGCTCGTCGCTCTCACTCCGGTCTCCACCGCCACGGTAAATGACGGAAACGCCCCTGCTCTGTTCAATGCGTTAAAACCGTGTTTGTAAGCGTAATAAGTGAAGTAACTATAAGTTTAGAAAATTATGTTATGTTTGTGGTTATGTTGAGGTGGGAGAAGATACAGGAAAAGGAGATCACCGTTGGTTAAATTGGCTCTATGTTAACGCTGTgataatatagaaaaactaGTTCTTCTACTGTTCTAACaaccagttttttttaatatcgcGAGGCACCCCTTGaagttttaagaaataaatttagattcaAGTGTCTCTAACAATCTTTTCAAATCCCACTCTGTAAATATCTATTTAGCCAGTTCGTCAAAGAAAAGAGGAagttaaaattatcttttactCCAACGGCATCTCTGTTACGCTCTCTAATCAAAGAACAAGAAGAGAGAAAGTGATGGGTCCCACAGTGGAGCCTTTCTTTCGGTAATCCAAGCCGGCTGACCAAATTTGGTTTGTGAGAAGAATAATTTGGCCAGTGGGATTACTTGGTCATTCGGTTGCAAAGGCTGttagatgatatttttttcttataattgcTAAATTTTAGTCTAGAGATTGAGACAGGAAGATTGTTATTTATGCTCTTACTACTTATTTGCCGTAGAGGTCAGACCCGTTCCGaatattttagatttaacATCCATCACCTTACAAACCATAtacaacaaagtaaaaaaaaactaaaaattcgCTTAACGGCTAGACCAATAAGGATACGACTAAAAGCTAAGTATACTGTGCTATTGCATCGTGCAGTCTGCGTCAGCCGCTGTGCAAAATAGAGAGGacaaaagagaaggaaaaaaacgcGAGAGGGACGTGCAATGAAATCGATGGGAATTTACTACGGGGTACCCACAGCCCACAGTTCGCGGGCACCGGAGATTCCGAGCCTTTTGGGTGGTTTCGGTGCGTTTGTGTCTGCAGCTAGGGAGTATCTATCATTTTCTTGATGTTTACCTACAACTACAAGACGGGCGTTCTTCAAAATTGAtaataaattgaaaattttccgAGAGCGTTTGAACCGACACAAACAGTCGAGTGATAGCTCTATATATTCTCTTATGATGTGGAGTATTTCGACGTGTAGGGGGCCACACCCGAGAAGGTGGTCCAAAAATGCCGGAAGGTCGTTGTAGGGTAAGAGTAGGGATGGACGTTACGGTCGGTATTTATGATCAACCCTGATTTAACTGAACAAATTAGAACAATTAGGagaaaataagttaattttcttttacctaTCAAATAAAGCTTATGAGCTTCACTAGTCAAGAGTAGTAATTACTCCGTCCTATAAAGACTTTAAACTCCTTTAGATCGAATTAACTTTTAAAGCAAATATAAAGTATTTACTCCTTAACAAATGATTTCTACGAGATGTTTGTTCTCCGTTTGGgtggagttaatttttaaagcaaataTAAAGGATTCATTCGTTAACAAATAATTTCTACGAGATATTTTATACAAAGTAACGGAGTTTAGaaaatcctataaatacccTAATTCCTTAATACTTCCTCTGTCTCTTAATATAAAGAATTGTATACAGATGCATAGCTAACAATCGGGACGGAGGCGGCAGAAACCTGAGGTCCGAGCTcatatttcattttctttgattccattcctttaaaatttataagttttatttaatgcATATTATTCAAATACACTGATTCCAATACTTGTGTTTTGGAATATTATCCAAATACACTGCTATAGGACAAACAGGTTGGATACTAAAAAACCGTCCGATTCACTGAGAAACGGGCGAATTCACCGATTCTTTATCGGTTCGATTGCAGGGATCAGGGATGGTATTTGAGCTATCAAGGCTGTCGAtttcggtttttttttccggtTTAACCATCGTTACCGCCCGACGTTTTACTGTGCCGAAAACACAGGACGCATTGTTACGTCCCTTAGTGGGCCCATTATTTAAGCTGGTCCATGCCTGCAAAGCAAAATTACTAGTGTACTCCACTCCTCTTACCCGTACGGTGCGCAGGCAGGGAGCAGGATGAAAGGCATTCCGCTCGGCTCCAAACGCCCTGCAATGGAGGCAACGGGACAGGAGACGGAATAAAAGCGCGGGCCCCACGCAACCCAGATCGATCCCTCCCGTTGCGTTGCGTggcgagagggagggaggcatGGTGAGTCACCCGCCCACGCGTCTGCCTGCGCCGGGGAACTGCCACACGTACGCCCCCCCTCCTCCGCTGGTCCCCGCCCTGCCCCCCATCCTATCTTGCcggactagctagctacccaCCCCCATCCTTTTACTATTGCTATTGCTACGTAACTGCTCCCCTAATCAACAAGTTTAATTAGCTAACCTAACAGCGCCTAATCACCTTATTTCCTTCCTCCACTCCCAATGCTGCTGCAAAACAACCCAAGTGTACTAGCACTGATGTGATGTATAGCTAGTACTCTTCTTAGGCCGGTCTTTTCGTAAGGATGTTATGCATATTAAACAGTGTATCATATtagtaaaattgctgacttgaCTGAGTTACTAAATGATGGAGTTTTATAAGATAAGTTTCATCCCTGGCCTCGGTTAACTAGTTTAACTGACcttattaatttttctatCAACCCACTGTGAAACATTTTAGTAATAGGCTCATCTTATCTGCTCAAATAGTTTAATTTAATATACCCTTCCATTCACGGATTTTGTGGAGCTTCACTAGCTACTCCGACTAATAGTTTGATTAAAATCCCTATGCACCCCCTAGTGCTTGCTTGCTACGACTACCGTGTTAGTATAatttaaggggttgtttagtttgcaaaaaaatttaaaaaacatcacatcaaaactttaaacataaatttaaagtattaaacttagtctaattacaaaacaaattttagattctgcctGAAagccgcgagacaaatcttttgagtctaattaatcgtcattagcacatgttggtactgtagcacgtatggctaatcacgtcctaattagactcaaaagattcgtctcactatttcctccataactgtgtaattagttttaatgtttatatatatttaatgctttatttagatgtctaaatatttgattcgatgtttttggaaaaattttaggaactaaacagtcCCTTACAGGATGGACAATGAGACAACTCGTTCATATTACCAAGTCAGGTAGTAAAACAACTCAATTCAAACGAGGTCCTACACCACCAAGAATATCCTACTAGTATACTACTATACTATAATAAGGTCAGTTCCATATCTGGCTGGATCACAGTCAGGTCGACGATGCGCAGACTCACCCACAAAATACAATCAACGAAGCTGGAATCTACCCTAAacataactaatttttttttaaaaaaaacctgcAACACGAAATTGAAGCGAGGAGCAGTTTGGATCGGTCGGAACGTTTCTCTCGTTCCAGATGCTACTAGCAACAACCCGCCATTAGCAGCGAGGCCCTCCCCAATAATTGTCCGTCGAATTCACGATGCTCGAGTGGCGACAAGCGAATTGGGAGGGGGAAATTCCAAAGGACGACGTGAAGTGATGTGATGTGATGTGATGCAGTGTAGGCGTGGCAGGGACAGAGGAGCACTGCTCAAAACCAGCAGCCCACCATTTTCCAGGTCATGGTTTTCAGGAAACCCAATCATCGCTCTCTGTCCCTTTCTCCCCCATCGCTTTCCGCTCCCACAGACTCTTTCCCTAATTGCTATGCGCACCGcctctttgtttttctgtaGGAGTACGAGTCCTGTGATCCTCTTGCATTCCTCGCTGTACGATCAGCCAAATATAATGTAGAGTATAGAGTCGTATTGTAATATATGATTGATTTGCGTAGATTCccgtaattatttttatcttcttcTCATGTGCTTCCATGTATACCGGCTGTTTAGGCTCAAGACAATCGATTCACTTTACGTAATATTCCCTCCCCCTATACTATCCAACATGTATCAGAGCGGGCAATCTACAGctattatttatgtttctgTCGCTGGCGCCACCGTAAATGATCTAATCTCCTGGAAGCGGccatcgtttttttttccattgttCTACTTCGCCGCCGAGAGATCGATCTCGATCTATACACGTGGTCGTTCTTCATCGAGTATAGTCCCCGTCTAGCAGCAACAACATCGCCGGCGCTCGCTACCTCCGTCTCAGTATATAACtgtattttatgaattttcgtGTTTAACGTTTAACcggttattttatttaaaattttataaaaaaaataaaaaatagtcacacataaagtattattcatattttatcatctaataagaataaatatactaatcataaattttcatataagaagaacaatcaaacattacaaaaaTACACTTACTATAGGACGAAAGGAGTGGTATATAAGTGacccataaactatttttgctGCCTCACTACCTCCTTTACATTAGTGCATTATTGACCGTAGCCGAAACAATTCAAGCCTATATTTTGTTGTGGTACTCTTTATGGTACTCACCCCGATTTAAAATGCAATAGCCAATGTttcttcaaaaataatttcagttacagtaaatattttatttagtgcTTCAAAACATATTCTATTTCTTCTTGTCAGATAAATACCGTAAATCCCTTGTACATCAATACTGTAAATTGTCGATCGCATCAAAGTTTGTTATATTATTCCGCAAATTATGCAGTTACCATGCATGGGCCTCCTACGAATAGGTTAAATTAGTAATTAAGAGgacatttaataattttagtttCTTAAGGAAGATGACATTTGAGGAAggtaatattttcatttattccACCGTATAATGTTGTCTGATTCTGTTAATTATTTGGGTCcgcctagtgatcaaatgtttgaaaattttaatttcatcaatcaaacggtcattgcTGTTAGATATAATCTGAAGCGTGCACACAAGTGAAAAAGTTCATACATATCCTTCCCCTAGTCCCTATACATTGCAAGCGTATTTGACAGAAGAACAAAAGATCAAACGTTTTATCAATAGCAAAAATGTAATTATTgaatgattattaaatgattatTACCATACATAGGTTGTTATTGAATGATTATTAAGTACCATCTCCATCCCAAAACGACTTCTAGCTATCTAGTGACACCTAGACAGTTGTCTATGTACATAAAAGATTTTTTAGACGGGTGTTTGTCCAGGTGCAtagtcaaaaataaaattttttttacagagaTATGTCTAGGTGCATAGTCCAACAAATATACTTAACATGCTTACATGATACTGGTATATTCACACCCTTTATACCAATGTGATTTACGTTGAAtgtatactttatatattcattgaataaagcaaataaataaagcaattGAATACCTGATGCAATAACTCCTAAATACACCTCTTTTATACTCTCATGGGATGTTTGATTGTTTGGATTATTAGCCCTTggcttatttaaaaaaaccatcGAAGTATTTTATTGATCAGGCGGCACTTAGATTTGAAAGTAAGAATAAAGGATATACAGTCTCTACCTTGTTATCTCTTGGTCATGCTGCCCTAAAATCAAGAAGGTATGCTCACTCGAGCTAGGCAAAAACAACAAGCGGaaggtatccaaaaattctatatCAGCACCAAACCATCCCTTAGAAACTGAACATGGCTTAGTTTGCTCGCATGGTCATTATGCATGCAGCCTAAACAGGTCTGATcctaatgataaaaaaacccaggTATCCCACTAGTatctgtttatatttgttaaaTGTAGAGACCGGATCTTTCTTATTTCACATAAACCACTCATCCATCTCCAAGTAGGTTATAGCAAAGCATAACACCCCTAGAGTAAGGTGCCTTTAACTATCCTAACCTAGGGTTAatgtacaattaattaaacattaaGTATTACAAACATAAACACTAAATTGATatgtttaaattaaaaagatgctctttttttaaaagaaacatgATATAGAAACGTATGCCCGCGATAACATGCCAGTTGGAGATAGCAGCTAAAAACACAGAGTGAATGCCATAAGTGCAAAATGTGTACGACACCCCAGGTACCTCTAGCCACACACAACAAACAAACAGAACTGTTTACAAAGAAAATGGttaaaacagaaaaacaaaaaaaagagagagagagagagagaaaaccgCCCACAAGGAAAGCAAACCGCCCTGGTAGAGGAGGCTACAAATACACGAAACCCCTCCTCCCACCCTTTCccacttcctcctcctcttccaccGGCTTCCACCCCCAAACAGAGGCGCGCTTCCACCCACGACggccatggtggtggtggagaaggccagcgccgccgccgcagtggTGCGCAGGCTCGACGTCTCCTTCCCCGCCGCgggccgctgctcgccgccgtggcaGGCGCCGGACTGCGGCGGCCTCCCGTCGCCGACCAGCCCCCTTGACCGCGCGGCCGGCCCCGGGCCCTCGCCGCGCGGGTGGCGACAccgcgacgcgggcggggtTGGGCTCGGCATCCTCGCAGCGCTCGGGGCGGAGcaggccccgccgccgccgccgccgccgagggtgtccgccgtcgccgtcgcgtcgtccgCAAGCCGGGTCGCCGCGCGGCTGGAGGTCTCGGAGCTCGGGTGCAGCGGGCGGTGCGCCACCAGCCTGtgcggctccggcgccggcgcggcggcgttccGGGTGGCGGAGTTCCTGGCGTGCTGCGACCTGTGCCGGCGGCCGCTGGACGGCAAGGATATCTTCATGTACAGAGGGGAGAGGGCCTTCTGCAGCATGGAGTGCCGGTACCACGCCATCGTCAGCGACGAGTTCCAAGAAGACAAGGACCGGaagcgccgctcctcctccgcccccaGGGACGTCCCCACCAAGGTCGCCGCTGCGGAGATCGCCGACTCGCCGTGTTCCGGCGGCGGGCAGATCTTCTTCACCACCGGAATCGTCGCGGCCTGAGCAGAGGCCTACCCGGCGCGGCTGTAACATaaacaagacaaataaataaaaaatatgtaaaaaaaaaagaaagacatcatcaagaagaggaaaaaaaatactaataattaTTAAGGTTGTAGTATTAATTATGTCTAGAGAGATTAGAGAGGTGTTTTTGTTGGGGGGAGATTTTTGCTCTCCTCCTTGCCCTTTGCAAGAGGAGGCATCTGGGTTTTTGGTCTTGAATTTTTCTCAATATGTGTAATATTTttggtggtgctgctgctgctgcaagagGACCAAGCAGGAAAAGAAAGGACGACGACAAGTTTTCCAAGTATTGTTGCttccttattttgtttttgtttctccaATCTCCACTATCGagtgaataataataataataataataataataataataatatcaaCTCATAGTTTCATTGATCAAATTGCTTTTCTGGTTTATGCATCTtggcctctttttttttgcttgcccATGTGGTATGTGAACGTGAGATGAACCTCGAAATATCTGGAAGCCTCCTCTGCTCCTGGCCCGGGAGCACGGCgtacgcctccgccgcgcgcggccaccggcgacgaggtgatggccggcggcggcggcgggaaggaTCAGACGAACACACAGTCGATCCACGCGTAACTAGGAACTGATTAATCGATCGATGTGAGGATTAGGAGATGGATTGATGAGAGGGTGTTAACCATGGTTGGGTTGGGTCATGGGTCAGAGCTCAATGATTGATGTGGGTGGATCTACCATACGGATCGAGAGTGGTTGTGTTGGGTCTGTACTCTGTACTGCTCTCTCCGTTGTTATCATACGTACACAggttatctattaaaaaaatatataagaactAAACTGCCGtttactttattaattcacAATACAATTATTATACCATACTTTATAATATTCTACGAAttctaatataataattacttagAATTAAACTTGTTTATAATAGGATAGAACAAGGAAAATGATGCTCTTTTGCGATGAACGTTGTACTGTAATCTGGTTGGGGTTCGACGTCCGTACTGACTGATTGAACCATTATTGCTAGGGGTGCGTAAGTTTTTGACCGTAATTAGGCTTAATTTTGGCCAGATGATTACGATCGATAAGCAAAGAGTTAGCCAATAAGTATACTTCTGCGTGTATACCCCAGTAGTACTACCACTGAAACGAGTCGGTCGCGGAGGTTCGATGGATCGAGCAGGAGAAACCGAAGATGGACGAGAATGACGCGGTAGTATGTAGTAGTAGCCCAGGGGGAATATTTCTCGACGTAGAAACCGTACGAATGAGTtgcttgttttctttctttctttctttttccgtgCAACGCAGCGCCGCGGCTGAAGAGCTGAACCGTACGTGCCATGGGTCACTCGCGGGTGCATGTAACTCCGTTTAACgcttaattttaaaacaacctAACTCGATGAAATGgtacataaaataattattcataATGCAACATTTTAATGTACCAtttctaaaactaaataaaatatttaattactaccGAAAGTTTGATTGTATgcatataatgtttgattgtATAAACGCCGCAACATACTCAATACGAGTTTCACTGTGTTATCGAACCGAAGACTTGATAACGGTGCCCAAAAGTTTCATGACTATGAAACGAattctctctcctcacagttttatacaaatattcttttttggAATGATGTTCTACCTAATTTACCTAATTAATGTACATAACATTTACATAAAATTCTCATTGAAACTGGCCAGGACATAGGGCCCTAAAAATCGAGTACTACTACCACCGTAACTATAGTGAAAtcgttattttcttttcaatattGTCCGTCTCACTTACTACCCCGTTAACAAATACCCCTCTTTTGCCACAAATcaaactatttgccactcttatgaGTGACACCTATTTAAACATTCCTTTTATAATTGgctttacaaatatatcattagatAGACAGCGTACTATAATAAATTACCACTTTTGATACTGTGCAATGCAACCTGAGCACGCTAACATGGATTTGCTTGTGAAATTATCCTCCTACCTTTGAATTTCTTTATCCTGAACATAACCGAAAAGAACCGTGGCTATATTTAGCATTATGGTACACATTTGAGCTCCAACAAatcaaattctaaaaaataatattcataagaaaaataaatattaatcctTGGAAAATCTAAGAAACTCCGTACACAATTTCATAAGTTATGCTAATGGTGTTGACTATATCATATACCGataaagttaacggtgtcgtttttttataaaaaaacggaAGAAGTAACGATGAAATTGACTAGGTTAATTACCGGCTATAGAACTACTCCTAGGAAACTTATTGATcgatagctatatatatacatctataCAGAGACAGAAAAGCTTATTTCATTTGATGGATGCTACATGTATGATATCGGCATCGAGCCGTGGCTTTCACTCGATTTATTTCACATAATATCATCACCCCCCATGCTAGCTTGTGTGGACTTGGGTGACTTGGATATACTGTAGTATTTgttgcttaattaatctaatgAGTAAACAAACCCACTTGACCACAGTTTGCCTGGACGCCACACAAACTTCCAAACCCAAACTATCTAACAAATAATCTTAAACTCTACGTACCggaaaattaaattaacttgGAACGAGTCAAATATCACTGCCTTCAACTACTCTCTGCAAGTGTAGTGTAGTCTACACATGTATTGACAAGCAATAACACTACTATTCTTATacttaatactacctccgttccgaaataaggtcattttttaggttttagatataatgttttgactcttcgacttatttgaaatttttttgcgattaatatttttattgctgctagatgataaaatacaaatagtactttatatgtgactaatttttttaagtttttatataaatttttcaaataagacgaatggttaaaacaTTAGGcatagaaatcgaaaaatgacgttattatgggacggaggtagcacCGAGTGTCGTGCTAGTACGGTAGGACACCtgtgcaagaagaagaaggaggccAAAAAAACCATCGGTGTCGTGAAAGCGATGCCGGCTTATCGCCAAATGAAACTGCTGACTCAAAAGGAGGAGTTTTCTTTTCATCGCGATGTAACATAATAAATCCTTTTGGAGTTTTTGGGTCCAACCATGTCGCTTTTGCAGTTTAGCATGTCCCACTATGGATCATATATCTGCTTGCT from Oryza brachyantha chromosome 3, ObraRS2, whole genome shotgun sequence carries:
- the LOC107303766 gene encoding FCS-Like Zinc finger 12 translates to MVVVEKASAAAAVVRRLDVSFPAAGRCSPPWQAPDCGGLPSPTSPLDRAAGPGPSPRGWRHRDAGGVGLGILAALGAEQAPPPPPPPRVSAVAVASSASRVAARLEVSELGCSGRCATSLCGSGAGAAAFRVAEFLACCDLCRRPLDGKDIFMYRGERAFCSMECRYHAIVSDEFQEDKDRKRRSSSAPRDVPTKVAAAEIADSPCSGGGQIFFTTGIVAA